In the Temnothorax longispinosus isolate EJ_2023e unplaced genomic scaffold, Tlon_JGU_v1 HiC_scaffold_102, whole genome shotgun sequence genome, ACATCCAAATATCCAACGGAAAAAGTTACCGCACTAATATTTACGTACTTATTCAGTCAgtatgttgaaaaaattaatcgcaGAAAAAGATGTCagttattgtataataaagtatgcaatatataagcaatatatttgatataatctGCTTTATATCTTAATCTCTACGTAAGAAATTATACGTTGTAAtcccttttattattttatattgacatttgtgctttttgtgtttttctattacattaattatataaacctTCTTTATTAGGTATTTTTACTTATGCATAATTGACATTACCTCTGCATTTTTCAATAGCACTCGAATATTTTAAccaaaacaagaaaaaaatatattgtaaaatattcacgCATACATGTGtgtacacgcacgcacgcgcacacatatagaacattttaaaagtatCAGCAGTGCCAATAGCCAACGTAATCATTTACTACAAATTACTGCACTGCAATATGTCAAATTGATCTTtaaattacacaataaaaaattcagtCTATTGTATAGCACTTCTTCGggatttacattttatatatatatatatatatatagttacgccggaataaattattaaggtCCAAATTGTTGTTTAggcaatttaaaattttacaaacgtATTTGAgttcaaatataaatctttagtGCGCATTCTTTTGTCTATTAAACAATCTTTCATATCTGCAAGCACGGCATTCAGTTTAGATAGCATAtagtttttttcaaatgtgtttacattttgttttatatatatttacattatttggTAAATCTTAATAGCCAAAACTTGAGTAAAGGCATATTTTTGAGTTTCTATAAAATACGTAAGGTACTTCTGTACTTGTCTGCAAAATCGGCCATATTTATTCCAAGTATACATAAACTTCTTGCAACTTTTGTATGAAAGACAAATGACGGATGATGAGGACGATAAGGACCATGATATAttgtatcaaaaaattaagaaatgatGAGTGAATTTCTCTCATCATACTTGATAAATCAGATCTGAGTAGAAAATCTGGGACGTGGTAAATCTCCAAATACTGTATCACCATGGACGCTTTTAGCTAAGGCTTTAATCGAAGCTCGAATGTTGTGTGGATCTAGCGGATCGGTTGGCaactgtaattatataaaacatagacatatacgtgtgtgtgtggtaTTCTTGGTCTCGAgtaaatttcaatcaaataatatctattgGACTCAAATGGACTCAAAAGATGTATGAAGgttttaaaattgtacatctatgtatatacactctgcagaaattaaaatgtagaGTTTTACCTGGTCATCGTCTTGATTCTGTACTGCGCGATGACCGATAGAAGGAAAAATGGGTACGGTGACGGGTAATGATTTAGCTAATGTGGAATGACCATCCCGTTGACCTCTTGGCATATGAATTCCTTCATTTTGGCTTGAATCTGAACAAAACGCTCGTATTATATAGACTTGAATCCAAACGAAACGCTACTGTACTAAGAATAACGTAATACGTTATACCATCGGTATCAGACCCCTCTTCCGAAGACCACAGAAGCTGTTGGCTGGCTGCGTCTGTCTCCTCCATTCCTTCGAAAGGAAACAATGCTTCTGTATCGAAGCTAGCTGATTCTttagtacaaatatataacggatctttttttctcgaacTTTCATTCTGTAAAGTTTATTATccagatttataattataatagagttataattacaataaagagATTTTGGATCTCTGTAGATCGAGTAAACTGTGATATGACAAAAGTGACTTACATTAATGGTGCTTTTAGAAGAGTGTCTGGTGGTTGTCTCGTGTTTAACGTTTGGGCCACTAGACACTTTTgtgtcattaaatattatattagacTTTGGATTCACTGTATTAGCAGTGGAGGTAGTCAAGGAACCTTTAAAGCCGTCAGGAGTCGTTGGTGGAGTTTCTATGTTATTGGTTATTCTACTTGTCTCTTCTCCTCTACACGCTATTCTACGTGTGCAGAAAACAAGTTGCAcgaattattacataataataataataataatataatacacatactTGTGTAAAATCATACTTTGATAACAGTCTGTGTTCGTTGTGTGCTCTTTCACGAAATTGTTCCAGCAATTGATACTGCTCCGCAGTAAACGCACGTATTTTATCTTCTATCGCCATTGTTTGACGTTGTACAGCTTCCTCGAGCTGTCGTTGTAAACCATCTAGGGCCACTTGAACCGTGTTAGGTAATTGTGAAactagataaataaaatacataaataaattaattattttgaaaaccAACAAAACCGAATACACGTTAAACTTGTACGCACGTGTTGACTTACCAGAAAACTTCGTAGGCTGCTGCAGATAGTCGTCGAGATCTTCCAAACTGTGATTAATTACTATCCTAAACACCGGACTATAATCTGGattggattttaatttatttatttcttcggGAGATAACTGAAACAATATACGTATCTTTCCTTATCCAACCAAGTTATTCCAAGGTTAACAAGCCCATAAAAATGAACAATACATCTGACGTTTTAtcttaatgtaatttatgtaaacaacaaatgtatatctatatttaatatcatatcgATGTGCAAAGACCGAAATCGTGACCTTGATAAAATCAGCCGGTCGTCTCGGATCGTCAGATTGTCACGGATAAAGAACGGCTACATAGTTTACTATTTTGCATAGgttatatattagttaaataATGACCAACATTCAATCTTTGGAAAGGCTAATGTATCATCCGTTAAACAGTTTGTTGCGTCAACGGAAAGGATAAGTGTGtcatgtaagaaaaaaaaaaaaaaaaactgagaaCTTAGGAATTGTGTGTATAGCAAACGCAAAGAGATGATTTTGATCGAGATCGAGATCTCCATCGTAAATGAATATCTTTTACGATAAGTTTGTTTTCTAAAACTTACAAGAATATTGTTATTGATAAGGACTAGAGCAGCACCGTATTCTCTATGGACCGCATGAGTATACATTGAGCAATTGTAGCAACGGTGTATAATCCATGACCCAACATTCCTTATTTCCATTAAACCAGGTTGTTCTTTAGTAATAGTTTCCAATTCCGGTACACTCGCCAGATTCTGTCAAAGATAAAAtcgatatatacattatttgtcaaataaatgggaaaaaataatttgttttacgtTTTAACTACAATTAAGCGACTAACAGTGACAGTATGCAAGTATGCCAGTGTGACAttattttgaacaaataaGAAAGCACGGGGTGGGTTGGGTGTCGAAACAATTTTAGTCTCTACGTGCACGTGCTCGTCGTTAGAAACACGTGtgaacagaaaaaaaaaaacatggtATCACGCGGTACttgatgttaattaataagttaattCTGCGCGAATATTAGacaaaattttgcataaaaaacaAGGAAGATTAGCCAAGACGTACGATTTGACcgatacatgaaataaaatagactAACGCGACGACCACAAAGTATCAGGTATCAGGTTCAGGTTCAGGTTATAGGTTATCGTCACGCAGCAAGAAACATGGAATCGGTTATCATCGCAATGAATTATATACGTCAACGTGAGATCTATTCGTGACACGTGGCACGAAAAGGTACACATTCTCTCACGTCTACAATGTGAAGAGATTAAATTCCAACGTCGTAccatcttttttcaaaatctttGCGGCAAAACAGATGCGCGAGgaaggagggggaggggagggggccGGGGCGCCGGAACATAGAGCGATAGAGCCTGATAGCCCTGATAGAGCCGCGCTCGCGGAATCTCACTGTTCACTGTCAGACACGTttcgcttttcttttattttctttctcttcccctttgaaaatttaatcgtATATACGTCGTATTTAGATCGTGGACTACTCTTTGAGGGAATGAGGAAACCTTTCATTCACCTCGCGAAAAAAGGCATCGGCGCGCTCCAAGTCGGTCAATTCGACGTTAATCCGCTGTACGTCGGCGCTCCTGGACTTGATGGACACGTTCAGGCACTTGCAGGTGATGTGCATCTTTCAACGATCGGCAAACGCCAAACGCCAAGTGTTTATTGTTGAGAGGCCGCAGCCGAGAGAACGCTGCAATCTGCAATCTGCAATGCGCTCGAAACAGTCTAAACACTCTAAACGTAACGTGTTTATCTCTTCCCTTTTCGGAGGTCGGGGTCGGAGTCGTCGGAGATGCGCGACCCAATCGTCAGTCGCCAGCAGTCGCCAGTCACCCTATCTCCCAACCCAAGTCCCAGGTCCCAACACGGCACGAACTCGCTTCGCTTTCGCTTTGCTGCTATGCTACTACTACGCAGTCTACGCACTTGATCGCAGGTGCAGTTTCGATTCGACTTTTGTGAGTTTGCTGCGCGCTCTCTCCCTCggctccctcccttcctccctgCTGCCTCTTTAAGATTGTCTGGCTGGGCTGGAGGTTGTTTCAATCAAGTAGCCGCGAGACGTCATATATGTCCTATGAAAAAGCATCGAAGATATATCATATCATTTGCGATCAGATAAAGCACAGACTGCCAAAGTTGTTATCTCTTTTGTTTGGCGAACCCGTTCAACGTTGTTACGTTTTtccgaaagagaaagagagaaacgtgCACGACAGAGCAAGAAAACCAACAGTGAGCGATGCTACATGAATGTCATGAATCGATCGCGCTTATACGTGTTACATTCGTCGGTAACTTATCCAGGATTGCTCAAGTGCCATATATCCTTGATAATACTTACagtcgataataattataaatgtgcaGTTGATAGAATTATCCTTGAAAGCATgtatactt is a window encoding:
- the Pras40 gene encoding uncharacterized protein Pras40 isoform X1, with product MHITCKCLNVSIKSRSADVQRINVELTDLERADAFFRENLASVPELETITKEQPGLMEIRNVGSWIIHRCYNCSMYTHAVHREYGAALVLINNNILLSPEEINKLKSNPDYSPVFRIVINHSLEDLDDYLQQPTKFSVSQLPNTVQVALDGLQRQLEEAVQRQTMAIEDKIRAFTAEQYQLLEQFRERAHNEHRLLSKIACRGEETSRITNNIETPPTTPDGFKGSLTTSTANTVNPKSNIIFNDTKVSSGPNVKHETTTRHSSKSTINNESSRKKDPLYICTKESASFDTEALFPFEGMEETDAASQQLLWSSEEGSDTDDSSQNEGIHMPRGQRDGHSTLAKSLPVTVPIFPSIGHRAVQNQDDDQLPTDPLDPHNIRASIKALAKSVHGDTVFGDLPRPRFSTQI
- the Pras40 gene encoding uncharacterized protein Pras40 isoform X2, encoding MNLASVPELETITKEQPGLMEIRNVGSWIIHRCYNCSMYTHAVHREYGAALVLINNNILLSPEEINKLKSNPDYSPVFRIVINHSLEDLDDYLQQPTKFSVSQLPNTVQVALDGLQRQLEEAVQRQTMAIEDKIRAFTAEQYQLLEQFRERAHNEHRLLSKIACRGEETSRITNNIETPPTTPDGFKGSLTTSTANTVNPKSNIIFNDTKVSSGPNVKHETTTRHSSKSTINNESSRKKDPLYICTKESASFDTEALFPFEGMEETDAASQQLLWSSEEGSDTDDSSQNEGIHMPRGQRDGHSTLAKSLPVTVPIFPSIGHRAVQNQDDDQLPTDPLDPHNIRASIKALAKSVHGDTVFGDLPRPRFSTQI